The following proteins are encoded in a genomic region of Nitrospirota bacterium:
- a CDS encoding DNA methyltransferase, which produces MRTDLNRADVKTSLSSEPLYRTTYGAAFLGDSQELLAQIPTGSVNLVFTSPPYALHFKKEYGNAQKGDYVRWFLPFATQILRVLRDDGSFVLNIGGSYNEGKPTRSLY; this is translated from the coding sequence GTGCGCACCGATTTGAATCGAGCCGATGTAAAGACTTCTCTTTCCAGTGAACCGCTTTATCGAACAACCTACGGCGCCGCGTTCCTCGGCGACTCGCAAGAACTGCTTGCTCAAATCCCGACGGGCAGCGTCAATCTCGTTTTCACGTCTCCGCCTTACGCACTCCACTTCAAAAAGGAGTACGGGAACGCCCAGAAAGGTGACTACGTCAGGTGGTTCCTTCCCTTCGCGACTCAGATCCTGCGCGTGTTAAGAGACGACGGCAGTTTTGTCCTGAATATCGGCGGTAGTTACAACGAAGGGAAACCCACCCGTTCGCTTTAT